One segment of Niabella beijingensis DNA contains the following:
- a CDS encoding helix-turn-helix domain-containing protein, translating into MVSNKKEQNREEQFTDFLNAIGSKLKELREKAGYTSYEHFAYDHNFGRAQYGKYERGTEDMRLSSLFRILEVMNISWSDFFKDIQNK; encoded by the coding sequence ATGGTATCAAATAAAAAAGAGCAAAATAGAGAAGAACAATTTACCGACTTTTTGAACGCTATTGGCTCAAAATTGAAGGAATTACGAGAAAAGGCTGGCTATACGAGCTACGAGCACTTTGCTTACGATCATAATTTTGGCCGCGCACAGTATGGAAAATATGAACGTGGTACTGAAGATATGCGGTTGAGCAGCCTCTTTCGTATTTTAGAGGTTATGAACATTTCCTGGTCGGATTTTTTCAAGGATATCCAAAACAAGTAA
- a CDS encoding AraC family transcriptional regulator → MSIQFLLSDNIALNAENEIPYSFRIPLINGASFKFFKKEANQILVQEIDEIDFRYRLISGNLSSRMTAVGNFKDRGIYITLMLTNSTIKEIDNFGRFSLYSNSYLIFYGGSTKYTYSVKRPGTFEIVDVFLSAALVKQLHGIYPQLKDILKGSEDKVLWHRLKMLPPTVLKIWQQIRCLPAGEAARQYYLELKIKEFLFILLRVAFNEEQESVKFTNFEISMIHRAKEILERSIADRPPSSKTLSRMVGINEVKLKQGFKRFFDRSVYKWVSDRRMVKAKELILTSDRTIKEIAALTGFPFTSNFVHAFRKHFGVPPGALRR, encoded by the coding sequence ATGAGCATACAATTTCTTTTATCTGATAACATTGCATTGAACGCTGAAAATGAAATTCCGTACTCGTTCCGTATACCGCTAATAAATGGTGCTTCCTTTAAGTTTTTTAAAAAGGAAGCGAATCAAATATTAGTGCAGGAGATTGATGAAATAGATTTTCGGTATCGATTGATTTCCGGAAATCTTTCTTCTAGAATGACTGCTGTGGGCAATTTTAAAGACCGAGGTATTTATATTACCCTAATGCTTACTAATTCAACAATTAAGGAAATCGACAATTTTGGCAGATTCTCTTTGTACTCCAATTCCTATCTTATTTTTTATGGGGGCAGTACTAAATACACGTACTCGGTGAAGCGGCCAGGAACATTCGAAATAGTGGATGTTTTTCTTTCTGCTGCGTTGGTTAAGCAATTGCATGGAATATATCCACAATTAAAAGATATCTTAAAGGGCTCTGAAGACAAAGTATTATGGCATCGCCTCAAGATGTTACCTCCCACGGTATTGAAAATCTGGCAACAGATCCGGTGCCTGCCAGCCGGAGAGGCCGCCAGACAGTATTATTTGGAACTTAAAATCAAAGAGTTTTTGTTTATACTCTTGCGGGTGGCTTTCAACGAAGAGCAGGAGTCGGTGAAGTTCACGAATTTTGAAATCTCAATGATCCACAGGGCAAAGGAAATTCTGGAACGTAGCATAGCAGACAGACCTCCTTCGTCAAAGACTTTATCAAGGATGGTTGGAATCAATGAAGTGAAGCTAAAGCAAGGGTTCAAGCGTTTTTTTGACAGGAGTGTTTATAAGTGGGTCAGTGATCGGCGAATGGTAAAGGCAAAGGAGCTGATCCTTACCAGTGATCGAACAATTAAAGAGATCGCAGCGCTAACCGGCTTCCCTTTTACTTCAAACTTTGTGCATGCATTCAGAAAGCATTTTGGTGTTCCTCCAGGCGCCTTGAGAAGATAA
- a CDS encoding helix-turn-helix domain-containing protein, translating into MIPLEFIPPKSAYYSIQKSTAIPADQEFAIQLAKVQLLEWKFSGVNYILQQAYNTEGSFVVFLTVQISDYTIIKVKCNRAITVFQYTIKGNSFGYLKGHGCLPLFHDTYTLQYIPEGAHQVLFAPGTFHYLYLDPGPAITSLSSVDEGIKKVLLGLNDFQEAGSLAERLPFDQKVLFLISKLKSLAPDNVYSPFTIRTIINEFVLHYYEQLHYEKSNPEGTKLIAELNAFIANNIELPVPELITRIKKLFFISGKHLRTQWKKIDLKNLRDSFNQLRMHFALYLLVIEKLTISEVAHRLNYADQYNFSKLFSRFYKVSPKMAKTLVKI; encoded by the coding sequence ATGATCCCCCTTGAATTTATACCCCCTAAATCCGCATATTATAGTATTCAGAAAAGCACGGCTATACCAGCCGATCAGGAATTTGCTATCCAGTTGGCAAAAGTGCAGCTCCTGGAATGGAAATTTAGTGGAGTAAATTACATTCTGCAGCAGGCATATAATACAGAAGGATCTTTTGTCGTTTTTCTAACTGTCCAAATTTCAGATTACACCATTATAAAGGTTAAATGTAATAGAGCCATAACAGTATTTCAATATACAATAAAGGGAAACAGTTTTGGTTACTTAAAAGGACATGGATGCCTGCCTCTTTTTCACGACACTTATACCTTACAATATATTCCTGAAGGAGCGCATCAGGTACTATTTGCCCCGGGAACATTTCATTACTTGTATTTGGACCCAGGGCCTGCAATTACCTCACTTTCATCCGTTGATGAAGGAATCAAAAAAGTATTATTGGGGCTTAATGATTTCCAGGAAGCAGGAAGCCTGGCAGAAAGGCTTCCATTTGATCAAAAGGTGCTTTTCCTGATTTCCAAATTGAAGAGTCTCGCACCAGACAACGTGTATTCTCCATTTACTATAAGAACCATAATTAACGAGTTTGTACTTCACTACTACGAACAACTTCACTATGAAAAATCAAACCCCGAAGGAACCAAATTAATTGCGGAGCTCAACGCCTTTATTGCTAACAATATAGAACTTCCTGTTCCGGAATTGATTACCAGGATTAAAAAGCTATTTTTTATATCGGGGAAACACTTGCGTACCCAATGGAAAAAAATAGACCTCAAAAATCTACGCGACTCGTTCAATCAATTGAGAATGCATTTTGCACTTTATCTGCTGGTAATAGAAAAATTAACCATTTCAGAAGTAGCACATAGATTAAACTATGCCGATCAATATAATTTTAGCAAACTTTTCTCGCGCTTCTATAAAGTATCTCCCAAAATGGCCAAAACGCTGGTCAAAATTTAA
- a CDS encoding MauE/DoxX family redox-associated membrane protein, with protein sequence MEKKINTPLRRTLIEVIIILLLLLWIPVAYEKIIKFGEFKNSVFRQPIPLWLKNPVAHLVPVAEATTVVLLIFRRTRLWGLYCSLVLMIIFTCFIGLALVGGYKNALCHCGAVITGMSWPMHFFFNFFLLILSAYGIYLTKNNKVQIPSGELHRGLVGQKTV encoded by the coding sequence ATGGAAAAGAAAATAAATACTCCACTGCGTCGGACATTAATTGAAGTCATAATTATTCTATTGCTGTTGCTTTGGATTCCCGTAGCCTACGAAAAAATCATAAAATTCGGAGAATTTAAAAATAGCGTCTTCAGGCAACCCATACCGCTGTGGTTAAAAAATCCAGTGGCTCATTTAGTGCCGGTAGCAGAGGCCACGACGGTTGTGTTATTAATATTCCGCAGAACCAGGCTTTGGGGGCTTTATTGCTCTCTTGTGCTAATGATCATATTCACCTGTTTCATTGGCCTGGCGTTAGTCGGCGGGTACAAAAACGCGCTTTGTCACTGCGGCGCGGTTATAACCGGCATGAGTTGGCCGATGCACTTTTTCTTTAATTTTTTCCTCTTAATATTAAGTGCCTATGGTATTTATCTAACAAAAAACAACAAAGTGCAAATCCCCAGCGGGGAACTGCACCGAGGGCTTGTCGGCCAAAAGACTGTTTAA
- a CDS encoding RagB/SusD family nutrient uptake outer membrane protein has protein sequence MMKPINILYSLLLLIIFTGTACKKYLEKKSSTSFVSPQTLEDLQGLLDDGAGVMNKRLTPSLGEASTDDQFMLPSTFANLITLDQHFYLWQKTPYYFENDWSKSYAAVYNANFCLDGLTKIERRVANASAWDLVKGTALFYRAYCFLNLLWNYSKAYNNQTSESDLGIVLRDGSDFNVPSVRSSVKECYQQVIDDAKASITLLPNLNTHVYRPSKCAAYGLLARIYLSMREYDSAHRYADLCLSIKRDLLDYNSISSSSNQPFPAFNNEIIFYTEMFPVVSVVGLGLMDTLLYKSYEANDLRKTAFFRAKSGYYAYKGSYATSGFFTGIATDELYLIRAECNARMGNDQSAQNDLNELLKNRYLQPYIPSTVSKDSILPIILQERRKELLRRGLRWMDIKRLNLEGADINLERVLNGITYNLKANDNYFALPLPTDIIEISGIEQNP, from the coding sequence ATGATGAAACCTATAAATATTTTATACTCCCTTCTGCTTCTGATCATTTTTACAGGAACAGCGTGCAAAAAGTATCTTGAAAAAAAATCATCCACCAGTTTTGTTTCGCCTCAAACGCTCGAAGACCTTCAAGGTTTGCTTGACGATGGGGCAGGCGTTATGAACAAGAGATTAACTCCATCTCTTGGAGAAGCATCAACAGATGATCAGTTTATGTTACCCTCAACGTTCGCCAACCTGATAACACTTGACCAGCATTTTTACCTATGGCAAAAAACGCCTTACTATTTTGAAAATGACTGGTCAAAAAGCTATGCGGCGGTTTACAACGCCAATTTTTGTTTGGACGGTTTAACCAAAATAGAGCGGAGGGTGGCAAATGCCAGCGCCTGGGACTTGGTAAAGGGTACAGCCCTTTTTTACCGGGCATACTGTTTTTTAAACCTTCTTTGGAACTATTCAAAAGCTTATAACAACCAAACATCGGAAAGTGATCTGGGAATCGTGTTGCGCGACGGTTCAGATTTCAACGTACCCTCAGTTAGATCGAGTGTGAAGGAATGCTATCAGCAGGTAATAGACGATGCTAAGGCATCTATTACACTATTGCCGAACCTTAACACTCACGTTTATCGCCCCTCTAAGTGTGCGGCTTATGGATTGCTGGCAAGGATTTATCTTTCCATGCGAGAGTACGACAGTGCACACAGATATGCGGATCTCTGCCTTTCTATAAAAAGAGATCTACTCGACTATAACAGTATCAGCAGTTCTTCTAACCAGCCTTTCCCAGCCTTTAACAATGAAATTATTTTCTATACCGAAATGTTCCCAGTTGTCTCAGTAGTAGGGTTAGGCTTAATGGATACTTTATTGTATAAATCCTATGAAGCAAATGATTTAAGGAAGACAGCTTTTTTCAGAGCAAAGAGCGGGTATTATGCCTATAAGGGCAGCTATGCTACCAGTGGATTTTTTACAGGAATTGCCACAGATGAATTATACCTGATCCGGGCGGAATGCAATGCAAGAATGGGCAATGATCAGTCCGCGCAAAACGATCTAAACGAATTATTGAAAAACAGGTATCTGCAACCTTATATTCCTTCAACTGTTTCGAAGGACTCCATCCTGCCGATTATATTACAAGAACGAAGAAAGGAACTGTTACGAAGGGGGCTGCGCTGGATGGATATAAAGCGGCTGAACCTGGAAGGCGCAGATATTAATTTGGAACGAGTTCTAAATGGAATAACCTACAATTTAAAGGCAAATGATAATTATTTTGCGTTGCCTTTGCCAACAGATATCATAGAAATATCAGGTATTGAGCAGAACCCATAA